The DNA region ATCCCCAAGGCAAGCAGCGCCGCTTCTATCCCGTTCCTCCCCGATCCTCCGCGGCCAGGCTCTTCCTCGGGAAGTTCTTCCGCATCCACCAGGACATCCTTCCGACAGCCTCCTCCAGATCCTCCATCCGCGGGCTGAAGCTGCACCGGAGATACCCTTCACCGGAAGGTCCGAAAGCCGTCCCGGGAACCACAGCGACCCGCGCCTCGCGCAGGAGGCGCAGGGAGAACTCCTGGGAAGAGAGGCCGAAAGGAAAGACCGCCGGGAAGAGATAGAACGCTCCTTCCGGACAATGGCAGGGGAAGCCCAAGGAAGTGAGGGCGCGCCGGAGGTAATTCCTCTTGCGCCGGTAGGCCCGGCGCATCGCTTCGACTTCCCCCGCCCCGCGCTCCAGCGCCTCGATGCCGGCCTCTTGGCTCACGATCGGCGCGCAAAGCATCGCATATTGATGAATCTTGACCATCGCGGCGATCAAGTGGGCCGGGCCGCAGGCCCAGCCGAGACGAAAGCCGGTCATCGCGAAAGCCTTGGACAACCCGTTGAGCACGATCGTCCGGTCCTTCATTCCCGGAAGGGCGGCCACGGAACGATGGCTCTTCTCATAGGTCAACTCGGCATAGATCTCATCCGAGAGAACCACCCAATTCTCCTTCCGGGCGATCGCCGCAATCTTCTCGAGGTCGTCCGCTTCGACGATCGACCCCGTAGGATTCGCCGGAGAATTGAGCAGCAACGCTTTGACTCCGGGTGCCGCCTTCTCCGCCACCTGTTCCGCCCGCAGCCGGAACCCGTCTTCGAACTGTGTCGGAATCCCGACGGGCACCCCGTGGGAGAGCACGATGCCGGGGGAGTAGGCGACGTAGCCGGGCTCGGCGAAAAGAACCCTTTCCCCCGGGTTGAGGATCGCGCGCAAGGCGCAGTCGAGGGCTTCGGAGACTCCGACCGTCACCAGGATTTCCGCTTCCGGATCGTAGCGCACCCCGGTCAGCCGCTCCATGTAGGTGCTGATGGCCCTCCGCAGGCGAAGCAGGCCGAGATTGGAGGTGTAGCCGGTCTTTCCCGACTCGAGGGCGAAGATCGCCTGCTCGCGGATGCTCCAAGGGGTCGCCTCCCCCGGCTCTCCGATCCCGAGCGAGACAACGTCTTCCATTGACTGCACAAGGTCGAAAAAGTCGCGGATTCCGGAGCGAGGAAGATCGCGCACATGCCGCGCCACCAGCTGCTCCCCGCTGGGGAGGAACGGGAGGATGTTTTCCCCGCGGGCTTCAGGGGCTGGTCGCATCAGGTTTCCCTTCACGGGCTGACCGGCAGCCGCTCCGGGTTCGGGGAGTCCCCAACGAGCACTCCCTGCTCCTTATAGGTCCGCAACATGAAATGCGTCGCCGTGGAGGTCACTCCGCGCAGGGTCGCCAGCTTCTCCGAAACGAAGAGCGCGATATTCTGCAAGGTCGAACCTTCCAGGAAGACCAGCAGATCGTATCCCCCGCTCATCAGAAAGCAAGACGTGACCTCCGGATAGCGGGCAATCCTCCGGGCTAGCCGATCGAATCCTCCTCCCCGCTCCGGAACGACCTTGACCTCGATCACGGCCTTCACCGTCCGGCGCTGCGCCTTCTCATCGTCGACGATCGCCTTGTAACCGAGGATCACCTTTTCTCTTTCCAGCCGGGCGATCTCCTCCCCGACGGCGGCCGGCTCGCAGTCCAAGAGCTTCGCCAAGGCTTCCGGCGAGCGCAGAGGGTTTTCCTCGAGCAGGCCGAGCAGCTCGGCCGAAAAGGAAGGGGCCTTGCTCATAGGAACACCATCTTTCCGTCCACACGGAAGAGCGAAGAAACCGATTGACCGTTGTGGATCCGCTTGATCGCCTCGCCCAGCAGGGGAGCGACGTCGAGAACCGTCACCTTCAGCCCTTCGACCGGATGAATCGGCACGGTGTTGGTGGTAATGAGCTCCTCCAGGCAGGATTCTTGCAGCCGCTTGATTCCCAGCGGGTTGAGAACCGCGTGGGAGATGCCGGCGAAGATGCGCCTGGCCCCCCTCTCCTTGAGGATCCGCGCCGCCGCGGTCACCGTCCCGGCCGTCTCCGTCAGGTCGTCCACGATGAGCACATCCCGGCCCTCCACCTCACCCACCAGGAATTGCGCCTCGGTATGCTCCGCGTCGACGCGGCGCTTGACGACCAGCGCCAGCCCGGCTCCCAGCAGCTCCGCGTAGCTCGACGCCAGCTTGATCCCGCCCACGTCGGGAGAGACGACGACCAGGTTGGACAGGCCCTTGGCCGCTAAGTACCGGTAGAGCACGGGCGCCGCGTAGAGGTGATCGACCGGGATATCGAAAAACCCCTGAATCTGCTGGGCGTGCAGATCGACGGTCAGCACGCGATTGACCCCGGCGGCGACCAGCAGATTGGCTACCAGCTTCGCGGTGATCGGCACCCGCGGGCGGTCCTTGCGATCCTGCCGGGCGTAGCCGTAGAACGGGATGACCGCCGTGACCCGGGCCGCGCTGGCTCTCCGGGCCGCATCGATCATGATCAGCAGTTCCATGATGTTGTGGTTGGTCGGCGGGCAGGTCGGCTGCACCAGGAAAACATCCCGCCCCCGGATGTTTTCGTCGATCTTCACGAATGTCTCCCCGTCGGGAAACGAGGAGATCGTGGCCACCCCTAACGGGATGCCGATCGACTCCACGATCCGTTCCGCCAGCGGCCGGTTGGCGCTTCCCGAAAAGACCAGGAGCGGATTCCCTTTTTCTCCGTTCATCGGTGACCGGGCCTCATTGTGCCGAGGTACGTCGGGGGCTTTTCCCCGAGACCCGGGTCATGACATCCAGCCGGAGAAGCAAAGGCCCGGGGCTCATGGCCGGCCGTTCTCCTCGGTTACGCCGGCGAAGGGAGAAAAATGCTCGACTACGGCGAAAAAAGCCGTGCGGGCCTTCCCCCGGCCGGCCGGCCGCTTGCCCGTCCCTCCCATGCCGATCCGAGCGGCTTCCAGGATCTTGACCCATTCGGGCATAGGCGCCTGCATGATTGTTGGCCGGTCGCCGCTTTCCGGGGGCTTCCGGGCTGTTCGGACGTGCCCGAGGACCTCCTCTACGCGCGGCTCAAGTACTTCCCCTCGGCCGTGCTCACCTTGATCTTCTCCCCCTCCTTGATAAAGAGGGGAACCTGGACGCTCAAGCCGGTTTCGACCTCGGCCACCTTCATCACATTGGTCGCCGAATCCCCGCGGACCCCTTCCGGAGAGCTGACCACCTTCAAGGTCACCGTGGGCGGCAGCTCGACGGCGGCCACCGCATCGTCGGTGAAGAGGAGATCGACCACCTGGTTTTCGGTCAGATAGTCTTTCGCCCTCCCGACCAGCTCCTCCGGAACCGATATGCTCTCATAGGTCTCCGGATCCATGAAGACGTAATCCTTGCCTTCGCGGTAGCTGTATTCGCACTTCTTCCGCGTCACCGTGACCAGCTCGACCTTGTCCGAGGAGCTGAACCGCTCCACCGAGGACCTTCCGGTCTTCAGGTTGCGCAAGGTCATCTGGACAAAAGCGCGCAGATTCCCCGGAGTCCGGTGCTGGGTTTCCAACACGAGGCAGACCGCACCGTTGTGCCGGATCGCCTGCCCCTTGCTGACATCGCTTGCGTTCGTCATATGCGATCTTTTTTCTACGATCTTTTCTCTACATCAACTTGTGCATGGCCAGATCCCGGGAATCGACCATCCCTACCGGCCGATTCTCCGCGTCGACCACGATCAGATCGTCAATGCGATGGGCTTCGAAAAGATTGAGCACTTCCACCGCAAGCTTGTCAACCCGCACCGTGACCGGATGTCGGGTGATCACCGCCGAAAGCGGCAGATCCCCCACTCGGGGATCCCGCTCGTACCCGCGCACGAAATCTCCGTGCGTGAAGATCCCGGCCAGCACTCCGGCTCCGTCGACGACGACGGCCGCCCCCGCCCTCTTGCGATTCCACTGGTGCAACGCTTCCTTCACCGAGGCCCCCTCGGACAGCACCACGATCTCCTCGCGCGAACGCATGATATCGCCGACGCGGAGCAAGAGATGGCGCCCCAAGGTTCCGCCCGGATGCAGGCGGGCGAAGTCTTCCTTTTGAAACCCCCGCTTTTCCAGAAGGACCATCGCCAGCGCGTCGCCGAGCGCCAACATCGCCGTCGTGCTCGACGTCGGCGCCAGATTGTGGGGACAGGCTTCCTTCTCGATCCGGACGTCGAGCACGGTGTCTGCGTTCTGCGCCAGAGTCGAGCGCAGATTGCCGGTAATCGCGATCACCGAAACCTTCATCCGCTTCAGATAGGGAAGCAGGCGGACCAGCTCCTCGGTCTCGCCGCTGTAGCTCAGGGCCAAGGCGGCGTCGCCTTCGCAGGCGATGCCCAAGTCCCCATGAAAGGCGTCTACGGCGTTGAGCACCACGCTCGGCGCTCCCGTGCTCGCCAAGGTCGCCGCGATCTTCTGGCCGATATGGCCCGATTTGCCGACTCCCACCACGATGATCTTGCGGTTGGCCGCCACCGCGTCGCACAGGCGCTGCACGGCCTCGGCAAAAGAGGCGCTCAGCTTCTTTTCCACCAGCCGGAGGGCGTCGATTTCGATTTCGAACACCCTCCTTCCCATCGCTACCAGGTCCATGAAGGGGCTTGATCGTACGGCCTGGCGGCCGGAAACACAACGGCCAATTCCGCTCAAAGCCACTCGCCGAAGCGGCGCACGTACCAGTTCTTCACAATTTGGGTCAGCACGCAGTAGGAGAGGAGAATGGCCCAGAGCCAGAAGTAGAAGGAGATCGGCAGCGGCACCAGCCCCGCCGCCGCGCCGAACGGAGTGACCAGGATCAGTTGCCCGAGAATAAAGACGAGGATCGTCGCCACGACCAGCGGCCAGGCGGCCACGCTTTGGAGAAAGGGAATCTTTCGTGTCCGGATCATGTGGACGATCAAGCTCTGGGAAAGGAGGCTCTCGACAAACCAACCGGATTGAAAA from Methylacidimicrobium sp. AP8 includes:
- a CDS encoding aminotransferase class I/II-fold pyridoxal phosphate-dependent enzyme; its protein translation is MRPAPEARGENILPFLPSGEQLVARHVRDLPRSGIRDFFDLVQSMEDVVSLGIGEPGEATPWSIREQAIFALESGKTGYTSNLGLLRLRRAISTYMERLTGVRYDPEAEILVTVGVSEALDCALRAILNPGERVLFAEPGYVAYSPGIVLSHGVPVGIPTQFEDGFRLRAEQVAEKAAPGVKALLLNSPANPTGSIVEADDLEKIAAIARKENWVVLSDEIYAELTYEKSHRSVAALPGMKDRTIVLNGLSKAFAMTGFRLGWACGPAHLIAAMVKIHQYAMLCAPIVSQEAGIEALERGAGEVEAMRRAYRRKRNYLRRALTSLGFPCHCPEGAFYLFPAVFPFGLSSQEFSLRLLREARVAVVPGTAFGPSGEGYLRCSFSPRMEDLEEAVGRMSWWMRKNFPRKSLAAEDRGGTG
- the efp gene encoding elongation factor P, producing the protein MTNASDVSKGQAIRHNGAVCLVLETQHRTPGNLRAFVQMTLRNLKTGRSSVERFSSSDKVELVTVTRKKCEYSYREGKDYVFMDPETYESISVPEELVGRAKDYLTENQVVDLLFTDDAVAAVELPPTVTLKVVSSPEGVRGDSATNVMKVAEVETGLSVQVPLFIKEGEKIKVSTAEGKYLSRA
- a CDS encoding SIS domain-containing protein gives rise to the protein MDLVAMGRRVFEIEIDALRLVEKKLSASFAEAVQRLCDAVAANRKIIVVGVGKSGHIGQKIAATLASTGAPSVVLNAVDAFHGDLGIACEGDAALALSYSGETEELVRLLPYLKRMKVSVIAITGNLRSTLAQNADTVLDVRIEKEACPHNLAPTSSTTAMLALGDALAMVLLEKRGFQKEDFARLHPGGTLGRHLLLRVGDIMRSREEIVVLSEGASVKEALHQWNRKRAGAAVVVDGAGVLAGIFTHGDFVRGYERDPRVGDLPLSAVITRHPVTVRVDKLAVEVLNLFEAHRIDDLIVVDAENRPVGMVDSRDLAMHKLM
- a CDS encoding ribose-phosphate pyrophosphokinase, whose amino-acid sequence is MNGEKGNPLLVFSGSANRPLAERIVESIGIPLGVATISSFPDGETFVKIDENIRGRDVFLVQPTCPPTNHNIMELLIMIDAARRASAARVTAVIPFYGYARQDRKDRPRVPITAKLVANLLVAAGVNRVLTVDLHAQQIQGFFDIPVDHLYAAPVLYRYLAAKGLSNLVVVSPDVGGIKLASSYAELLGAGLALVVKRRVDAEHTEAQFLVGEVEGRDVLIVDDLTETAGTVTAAARILKERGARRIFAGISHAVLNPLGIKRLQESCLEELITTNTVPIHPVEGLKVTVLDVAPLLGEAIKRIHNGQSVSSLFRVDGKMVFL
- a CDS encoding Lrp/AsnC family transcriptional regulator, which codes for MSKAPSFSAELLGLLEENPLRSPEALAKLLDCEPAAVGEEIARLEREKVILGYKAIVDDEKAQRRTVKAVIEVKVVPERGGGFDRLARRIARYPEVTSCFLMSGGYDLLVFLEGSTLQNIALFVSEKLATLRGVTSTATHFMLRTYKEQGVLVGDSPNPERLPVSP